A window of Kribbella sp. NBC_00382 genomic DNA:
CTCGCCGTTCGGCTGGCTGCCATGGTCATCAGCGGCCTGATCGTGGCGGTGGTACTGATCAGGCACAGGTTCCCGCGTCTCGTCCTCGGCACGTTGGCGGCCTCGCTGGCGTCCCTGCTGGTCACCGTGGTCGCCGTCCAGCTACTGGCCGCGGAAGATCGGCAGATCATCCGGCCATCGGTCGCCGAGGTGCTCGGACTGGCCATCCTGGTCGGGTCGATCTGCCGCAAGTCGGCGCCCCGCCAGGCGATCCCGTTGGCCGCGCTCGCCGGGATCGCGATGACGTTGAACCCTCTCCTCCGACCGGGGATCGACTCCGACTGGGCGCTGCTCGCAGTTCCGGCCGCAGTGCTCTGGGGCGCGAGCGTAGGAGTCGGCCTAGTACTCCGTGATGCCGACAACCTCCGCCGTACCGCCCAGACGACAACTCGCGAGCTCGAGCGACTGAACCTGGCCAGGGAGCTGCACGACTTCGTCGCCCACCACGTGACCGGGATCGTGGTACTTGCCCAGGGCGCCCAAATGTCGCCGCGCCACAATCCCGCAGTACTGGCCGAGATCGAGGAGGCCGGTACCGAGGCGCTGACCGCGATGCGCCGGCTGGTCGGCATGTTGCGGACGGACACCTTCGCCACCCTCACGGATGCGTTGAAGGATGCTTGCGGCAACGATGAGTCGGTACGGCTGGCCAGCCAGGACTTCGTCGTACCGGCCGAGTTGATCAGCGCGGCGCACCGGATCACGTTGGAGGCGCTGACCAATGCCCGCCGCTATGGCGAACCCGGTACGCCGATCGACGTGACAGCTCGTCCTGGCCGTGGGGTGCTCGTGCTGCAGATCGCCAATCAAGTTGCTGCAGGCAACCATGGTGAGGAGGCGCGTGGTGGCGGTTCGGAGTACGGGCTGGTCGGGATGCGGGAACGCGCGGAGGCGGTGGGAGGTACGTTGATGGCCGGTCTCGATGTGGGTGGCAACTGGTTGGTGACTGCGGTACTGCCGCTGCCCGACGAGCGGTCTTGGATCTAGGAGCTGATGATGGTCACGCGGGTGTTGATCGCCGACGATCAGGCGATGGTTCGGACCGGGTTCCGGTTGATCCTCGAGTCGGAGCCTGGGCTGGAGGTGGTCGGCGAGGCCGGCGACGGCGACGAGGCGGTCCGGCTGGCTCGCGAGTTGCGGCCGGATGTGACGCTGATGGACATCAACATGCCGCGCATCGACGGACTCCAGGCGACCCGGTTGCTGGCCGGTCCCGGCGTCGCCGAGCCGCTGCGAATCGTTGTTGTGACGACGTACGACCTAGACGAAAACGTCTACGCCGCCCTCCGCGCCGGCGCCTGCGGCTTCCTGGTCAAGGACGCCGGCCCGCGCCTGCTGATCGAGGCCGTCGAGGCTGCCGCTCAAGGTGAATCAATGGTCTCGCCATCGGTCACCACCAGGCTGCTCGAACAATTCACCCGCGGCGCCAAGCCAGTCGCCGAAAACCCCCTGACCGACCGCGAAACCGAGGTCGTCAAGGCCGTCGCCCGCGGCCGTACCAACAACGAGATCACCGACGAACTCGTCGTCTCCCTCTCCACCGTCAAGTCCCACCTGTCCAGCGCCCAACGCAAACTGAACCTCCGCAACAGAACAGAACTAGCCATCTGGGCCTGGGAAAACCACCTGGTCGGGCAGTAGCCCGGCGCTGATCAGACGTCGATGCGGGAGCCCATGATGACGACGCGGTCGCGGGGGAGGCTGAAGTACTCGGCCGCGTCGGCGGTGATGCCGGAGGTGGCGATGAAGAGGCGTTTGCGCCAGCGGGTCATTCCCGGCGCGTCGCCGAGACCCAGTTCGATCGTCGACAGGAAGTACGACGTGTCGTCGAGGTCGGCGGACATCTCGGAGCTCTTCTCGGCCGCCAGGCGGAGTACTGCGGGAACGTCCGGCGTCTGCATGTAGCCGAACCGGGCGGAGACGTGGATGATCCCGTCGTCGAGGTGACCGAGGTCGTCGACGGTGATGCTGTCGGCGACGTCGACGTGCGGGACCGGGTCGGTCTCGATCGACAGGATGAGGACGTGCTGGTGCAGGATGTGGTTGTGCTCGACGTTGGCGCGCATCGCTAGCGGCACGCTGGTCTTGCTGCGGTTCAGGAAGACGGCGGTACCGGCCACCCGCAGCAGTGGTGGCGACGACTCGTGGAGCTCGTCGATGAACTCGCGGAGCGGACCCTCCCGCTGCTCGCGCCGCTGGGTCACGATCACCCGGCCGCGTTGCCAGGTGGTCAGCACGGTGAACACCGTGATCGCGATGATCAGTGGCAGCCAGGCGCCGTGGGCGATCTTGGTTAGGTTGGCCGCGAGGAAGAGCAGCTCGACGGCGAGGAAGATCGTGGCCCCGGCGATGACCAGCCAGAGCGGCTTCTTCCACTGGCGTCGCACGATGTAGAAGAACAGGATCGAGTTGATCGTGATCGTGCCGGTGACGGCCATCCCGAAGGCGAACGCCAGCGCCGCCGAGCTCTCGAAGGCGAAGACCAGGGTGAGTACCGAGATCATCAGCGCCCAGTTGACCCACGGCACGTAGATCTGGCCGATGGCTTCCTCGGAGGTGTGCGTGATCCGCAGCCGCGGCAGGTAACCGAGCTGCACTGCCTGGTGGGCAACTGAGAAGGCGCCGGTGATCACGGCCTGCGAGGCGATCACTGTGGCCGCGGTTGCGAGCAAGACCAGCGGCAGCGTGGCCCAGCCCGGTACCAGCAGGAAGAACGGGCTGCTGATGTTGCTGGAGTCCGAGAGGATCAGCGCGCCCTGACCGAGGTAGCTCAGGACGCAGGCGGGGAAGACCAGGAAGAGCCAGGCCCGGCTGATCGGTCCGCGGCCGAAGTGGCCCAGGTCCGCGTACAGGGCCTCGGCGCCGGTGATCGCCAGTACGACCGCGGCCAGCGCGAAGAACGCGATCGCGAAGTGACCGGTCATGAAGCCGATCGCGTAGGTCGGCGAGAGCGCCTTGAGGATCTGCGGGTGATCGATGATGCCGCCGATTCCGGCCACGCCGATCACGGTGAACCAGAGGACCATCACCGGCCCGAACGAGCGGCCGATCTTCGCGGTGCCGAGCCGCTGGACCGCGAACAGCACCAGGATGATGGTCGCAGTGATCGGTACCACCCAGTCGTCGAATCCGGGCTGGACCACCTTCAGACCCTCGACCGCCGACAGCACCGAGATGGCCGGCGTGATCATCGAGTCGCCGAAGAACAGCGAGGCGCCGAAGATGCCGAGCCCGGCCAGGATGTACTTCGTCCGGTTGCTGCCGGGGACGGCCTTGCCTCGGATCAGCGTGATCAGGGCCAGGATGCCGCCCTCGCCGTCGTTGTCGGCCCGCAGCACCAGCAGCACGTACTTGACCGTCACGATCAGCGTCACCGACCAGAAGATCAGCGAGATGATCCCGAAGACGTTGTCGGTCGACACCGGCACCGGGTGCGGGTCGCTGGGGTTGAAGACCGTCTGGATCGTATAGATCGGACTGGTCCCGATGTCGCCGAACACGACCCCCAGCGCCCCCACCATCAGGGCAGCCTTCGCCAGCGTCCGGGGACCGCCCACGGCCTTCTCCGTCTGAGTCACGAGGGAATTCAACCACCCGGCAGACCCGACGTCAGGAAGCGTCGGCTCCGGTGCGGAAGGTGCGGCGGTAGGCGATGGGGGAGACGCCGGTGCTCTCGCGGAGTTGTTGGCGCAGGTTTGTGCCGCTGCCGAGGCCGGTACGGTCGGCGATCTGGTCGACTGTCAGGTCGGTGTCCTCCAGCAGTTGACGGGCGTAGTCCAAGCGCTGCATGGCCAACCAGGTGCCAGGGCTTACACCGGTCTCGGCGCGGAATCTGCGGGTGAAGGTCCGGACGCTCATCCGGGCGTGCGCGGCGAGCTCGACTAGGCTCAGCGGTTGCCCGAGTTGCTCGGCAGCCCAGGCGCGGGTGGCCGCGGTACCGCCGTCTTGTCCGGGCGGGATCGGGCGTCGGACGTACTGGGCTTGGCCGCCGTCGCGTCTCGGCGGTACGACGCACGCGCGGGCGACGGAACTCGCGACGGCGCTGCCGTGGTCGTTGCGGATGACGTGTAGGCAGAGGTCGATACCGGCTGCTACTCCGGCGGAGGTCAGTACGTCGCCGTCGTCGATGTAGAGGACGACGGGGTCCACCTGTACCGCGGGGAACAGTTGCTGGAACTGCTCGGCCTCGGCCCAGTGAGTCGCGGCGGGCCGGCCGTCGAGGAGTCCGGCGGCGGCTAGTACGAAGGCACCGGTGCAGATCGCGAGGAGGCGGGTGCCGGGGCGGATGTGCTTGAGGGCGCGGCGTACGTCGTCGTCGAGCAGGCCGTCGTCGTCAACGATGTCGTGGAGCAGCTGGGTGGGCGGGATCACGATGGTGTCGGCGGTGGCGAGCACCGAGGCGTCGTGCTGGACGGTGATCGAGTAGTCCTCGGCGGTGCGGATGGGCTCGCCATCGATGGTGCAGGTGATCACCTCGTACAGCCGGTGGTCTTCTGCCGAGACCGCGCCGCCGAAGATCCTCGACGGGATGGCGAGCTCGAACGGGATGACGCCCGGCAGCGCCAGGACGGCGACGCGATGCGGCTGTGCGGACATGGCCCGATAGTTTCACATGATGTCCATCGGGCCAGTAGGCAGAGCGGGTGGGCAACCGAAAGACTCGGGCCATGACGACGATGCAGGCTGTGGTGGCGCAAGGGATCGGTGGACCTGAGGTCTTGAGTCTGCAGGAGGTGGAGCGGCCGGTGCCGGGGCTGACCGAGATCCTCGTGCGCGTCCATGCGGCTGGGATCAATCCGACGGACTGGAAGGCCCGCGCGCTTGGAGGCCGGCTGGCCGACGGGGATTCTCCGGTGATCCTGGGGTACGACGTGGCCGGCGTGGTCGAGGAGGTCGGCGGGGGCGTGACCTGGCTTCGCGTGGGGGACGAGGTGCTGGGGATGCCTCGGTTCCCAGTGCTTCCGGGTGGCTATGCGGAGTACGTCGTTGCTCCGTCGCGCCAGTTCGTCCGGAAGCCGGCGGCGCTGAGTTTCGAGCAGGCGGCAGGGTTGCCGCTGGCTGCGCTGACCGCCTGGCAGGGCTTGGTCGATACCGCGCGATTGAGCTCAGGACAGCGGGTACTGGTGCACGCGGCGGCCGGCGGCGTCGGCCACTTGGCTGTACAGATCGCCAAGAGTCTCGGCGCGTATGTCATCGGCACCGCTAGCGCGCCCAAGCATGACTTCGTCCGCTCGCTCGGCGCCGACGAGGTCATCGACTACCGGGGTGTGGACTTCGTCGACGTACTACGAGAGCGCCCGGTCGATGTGGTTTTCGACCCGATCGCGGGCGACACCAGCCTGCGATCGGTGCATGTGCTCAAGGACGCCGGCACGCTCGTCTCCATCCTCGACGTCGAGGACGACGCGGCGGCCGAGGCGAAGCGACGCGGCATCCACGCCGACTTCACCTTGGTGGAGCCCGACCGCCTGGCCCTGACCGCCATCACCGACCTGGTCGAGCAGGGCCGGTTGCGGGTGGAGATCGACTCCGTGTTTCCGCTTGCCGAGGCGGCCGACGCGCATCGCCGGGGAGAGACCAACCAGGCCAGCGGCAAGATTATTCTCCGCGTTTGCTGAGGATGGCGAAGGCAACTGTGGCGAGGGCGGTCAGGGCGGCGGGGAGGAAGAAGACGTGGGGGAGGCCGATGGCTGCCACGCCGAGGCCGCCGGTTGCGCCGCCGATGGCTGAGCTGACGGGGATCGAGCTGAGGAAGATACCGGAGGCTGTGCCGACGCCTTCGGGGTAGAGGTGCTGGGCGATGGAGACGCCGAGTGCGCCGACGCAGGCCCAGAGGCCGGCTGTGAGTGCTTGGCCGACGAACAGTGCGACTACGGAAGTACTGGTTGCGTAGGCGAGGTTGCCGGCGAGGCCGAGGGCGGCTCCGACTGTCATCACCGGCATCGCGCCGAAGCGGTCGGCCAGGCGGGCGACGAGCGGGAGCATGAGGAGCTCGAGCAGAGGTTGGATGCCGATGACCGCGCCGCGCATCGTGTCGGAGACGTGGAGTTGTTCGGCCATGTAGATGGGGAGATAGCCGAACTTGATTGTGTCGCCGGTCATCGCGAGGACGCAGATCGCGGTGAAGACGAGCAGCGGCATCATGTGATCGATTTGTCGCCGGCTCGTGGGGCTCGGGATCAGGGTGACGTCGTCGTACCGCGCCACTCGCTGGCGGCCGAGCGGGATCATCTGCGCGAAGACGCAGGTGGCGGTCGCCACCAGGAGAGCGCGCAGACCGAACTCGCCACCGAACCAGCTGCCGGCGACGGGCCCGATGATCCAGCCGATCACGAAGGCCATCCGGACGGCTGCGATGACCCGGTTGTCCGCCTTGGTTGGGTGCCGGCTCAGCTCGTCCCGGCAGGCGGCGAACAGTTGCGCCATCGAGCCGCCGGACACGCTCAGCGCGATCGCACTGATCACGAACGGCAGCCAGACGGTGTTGGCGGCCGCCATCGCGAGCCATCCGACGGTGCCGACCAGCGCGCAGATCCGGAACCAGAGGAGCCGCTCGGGAGTACGGTCCGACAACCGGCCGACCAGGTATCCGGCGATTGGGGCCGCGAGGTTGGTCACGTAGTACAGGCCGGCGACGGGTAGTGGCGTGTGCAGTTCCCGTACTAGGAAGAGGGTCAGCTGGGGTGTGGCCGCTGACATCCCGATCCCGGCGATCAGCAAGGCCAGGAAGGCACCCCGGTAGACCCGCGACCGGAAGACGATCCCCAACGCAGACTCGGACCGGTCGAACATCACCCTCCAACCCCCGTCAACACTCCCCAAACCCTATCCGGGGCCGTCCGCGGGCTGGTCCGCCGTCTCGCCGAGCGCCCGCGTTGCCGGGTCGACGTACTCTTGGGGGGTGCGTTCCCGTCCCACACTGACCTGGTCTCCTGGGCCTGATGTGCTGTCGCTTGCTCCCGGTACTACGGACGTCGCGCCCGTTGTCGACGTGGTCGGTGGTGGGGGCGTGGTGGTGTTGAGCGGGGCTGGGATCTCGACCGAGTCGGGGATTCCGGATTATCGGGGTGAGACGGGGAGTCTGCGGACTCATACGCCGATGACGTACGGCGACTTCGTGGGGAGTGAGTCGGGGCGGCAGCGGTACTGGGCGCGGAGTCACCTCGGGTGGCGGACGATCGCTCGGGCTGATCCGAATGCGGGGCATCGGGCGGTCGCCGCGTTGCAAGCCCAAGGGTTTGTCGACGGCGTGATCACCCAGAACGTCGACGGGCTGCACGGTGCCGCGGGCGCGCGGGACGTGATCGAGCTGCATGGCAATCTCGATCGGGTGATCTGCCTGGACTGCCGGCAGACGACTCCGCGGGAAGAGCTCGATCGGCGGCTGCGCGCGGCCAACCCGGTCTTCGACGGCCAGGCGACCAGGATCAACCCCGATGGCGATGTCGAGCTGCCCGACGAGGTGGTCAAGGACTTCCATCTCGTTGACTGCACCAACTGCGGGTCCGAGCTGCTCAAACCGGATGTCGTCTTCTTCGGCGAGAACGTTCCGAAGACCAGGGTCGAGCGCTGTTACCGGCTGATCGACGACGCCCGCGCGGTGCTCGTCCTCGGTTCCTCGCTGACCGTCATGTCCGGCTTCCGCTTCGTCCGGTACGCCGCGAAGGCCGGCAAACCCGTCCTGATCATCAACCAGGGCATCACCCGAGGCGACCCGTACGCCGCGGTACGGGTGAACCTTCCGCTCGGAGAGGCGCTCACCAGCCTCACCGGCGCACTCCTCTGAGGACGGCCTTCCCGGGTGCGAGGATGCCGTCGTGGAGTCCTACGTCGAGCATCCGCCGCTGCCGGAACTGGCGACGATGGTGCGCACGGTGTGGATCCAGCGCACCGGCGATACGGCGTACGAGCAACGACATCTGCCCACCGGCGGCGTCGAGATCCACTTCCCGATCGGCGGACGCCCGCAACTCGTCGGCCCGCTGACCGGTCCCGAGGTCGAGATCATTCCGCCGCACACCACGATCGTCGGCGTACGGTTCCTTCCGGGCACCCCGCCACCGCTCCCGACCGTGCTCGACGACCTGGTGGATCAGCGGCTCGGCCTCGCGGACCTGTGGCGCGACTCGGCCGACCGTCTCGTGGAGACAGTCGCTGCGGCCGGTACGCCGGAACGCGGGCTGCTCCTCCTGCAAGCCGATCTTCTGCAGCAGTTCCGGCGTACCGGCGTGGACCTGCTGGTCGGTGAGGCCGTGCAGGCGTTGATGCCCTGGCGCCCGGTCAACATCGACAGCCTGGCAAACCACCTGGCGTTGTCATCGAGCCAACTCCGTCGCCGTTGCCTGCAGGCGGTGGGGATGAGCCCGAAGGTTCTTCAACGGACCCTGCGATTCCAGGGCTTCCTCGCATTGGCTCAAGCCGGTGCCACCGCCAGCGGTCGACGCGGTGCGGACGGAATGGCAGGACTCGCGATCGACGCCGGGTACGCCGACCAGGCTCACCTGAGCCGGGAATGCCTCCGTCTCACGGGCGTCACCCCGACCCAGCTCCTCGGCGGCGACATCGAGCGGTGCATGTGCGGCCACGACCACTCCGCGTCGTACCAGCCCTTCCTCGCCACCCGCGACAGGCCGTTGCGGGTGCACGATTTGTTCAAGACCGGGGCGGTAGGCCGCTCGTAGATTCGGGCTCATGCCCGACCTGGCCGCGACTCTCGATGGCGAGTTGTTCAGACCCGACTCGCCGGGCTACGACGCTGCCCGCCGACCGGTCAACGTCGCCTACCAGGATGTGCGGCCGCGGCTCGTGGTTCGCTGCCGCTCGGTCTCGGACGTCGTCAACGCGGTGCGTTATGCGATTCGTACCGGAGACCGTGTCGCGCTTCGCGGCGGCGGCCATTGCTTCGCTGGCCGCTCGTCGACGGACGGGATCCTGCTCGACCTGTCCGGCCTCGACGGCATCTCGGTCGCAGGCGAGATCGCCACGATCGGAGCCGGCGCCCGGTTGGCGCAGGTGTACTCCGCGCTTCACACCCACGGTCGCACCTTGCCGGTCGGATGCGGTCCGACCGTCGGCATCACCGGGCTCACACTCGGCGGCGGGATCGGCCTGCTCGGACGGCGGTACGGCTTGACCTGCGATCGGCTGATCGGAGTACAGGTCGTGCTCGCAGACGGCAGCGTCGTGGACTGCGATGAGGACCACGAACCGGACTTGTTCTGGGCTCTGCGTGGTGCGGGTGGCGGTCAGTTCGGCGTAGTGACGGTACTGCGATTCGCCACCGTCCCCGAGCCGCTGACGACTCGCATCGAGGCGCGCTGGTCCGGCGTCGCTCTCGAGGAGGTCGTCGCGGCCTGGCAGGCCTGGGCGCCGGACGCTCCGGACCAACTCACCGTCAACCTCAGCGTCGCGTCGGAGCCCGGCGTGCCGATGGAGGCGACCTTCTTCGGCGCCTCGCTCCTCGGGGAGGAACCGACCCGTGAGCTGCTGCATTCGTTCGTCTCGTCGGCTGGTCGGGCCGACTCGATGGAGTTGCGTGCGGGCCTGCCCTTTCAACGTCTGAAGGGCACCTTCGCCGACCCGCGCGGTGTTCCCGCCGTACGGATGCGGTCGGAGTTCTTCTCCCGTTCGATGTCCGAGCGCACCCTCGGGTCGCTGCTGACCCAACTGCGCAAGGGCGGACGGGAGATCGCCTTCACCGCGATGGGTGGCGCCTACAACCGGGTCGCCGAGGACGCGACCGCGTTCGCCCATCGCGGCGAGCGGTTCCTGCTCGAACACATCGGCGAGGCGGACGATCCCTGGGTCGACGAGTCCTGGGCGACGGCCCACGTCGACGGCTCCGGCCGGGTGTACCCCAACTTTCCCGACCCAGCGCTTCCCGACTGGGCTCCGGCGTACCACGCAGGCAACTATCCACGGCTGGTCGCGGTCAAGAACGCCTACGACCCGGACCGGCTCTTCACCTTCGTCCAAGGAGTGTCATGAGCAAGGTTTTCAGCGCGTTGTCGGTCTCGGTCGACGGGTACATCACCGGGCGGGATCCGGGCGAGGGGCGTGGGCTCGGCGACGGGACGATGCTGTTCGACTGGTACTTCGCTGGGGATACGCCGAGCAAGGAGTTCGATGGGTTCAAGTTGAGTGCGGCGAGCGCGCGGGTGTTCGACGCGTTTGCCGCGCGGGTCGGGGCGAGCCTCGCCGGGCGGAACACGTACGACGACTCCGGCTGGATCAACGGCGGGACGCCGCATCCGAACGCGCCGCTGGTCGTGCTCACGCATCGCCCGATTCCGGGGACGAGGGAT
This region includes:
- a CDS encoding FAD-binding oxidoreductase, which gives rise to MPDLAATLDGELFRPDSPGYDAARRPVNVAYQDVRPRLVVRCRSVSDVVNAVRYAIRTGDRVALRGGGHCFAGRSSTDGILLDLSGLDGISVAGEIATIGAGARLAQVYSALHTHGRTLPVGCGPTVGITGLTLGGGIGLLGRRYGLTCDRLIGVQVVLADGSVVDCDEDHEPDLFWALRGAGGGQFGVVTVLRFATVPEPLTTRIEARWSGVALEEVVAAWQAWAPDAPDQLTVNLSVASEPGVPMEATFFGASLLGEEPTRELLHSFVSSAGRADSMELRAGLPFQRLKGTFADPRGVPAVRMRSEFFSRSMSERTLGSLLTQLRKGGREIAFTAMGGAYNRVAEDATAFAHRGERFLLEHIGEADDPWVDESWATAHVDGSGRVYPNFPDPALPDWAPAYHAGNYPRLVAVKNAYDPDRLFTFVQGVS
- a CDS encoding NAD-dependent protein deacetylase: MRSRPTLTWSPGPDVLSLAPGTTDVAPVVDVVGGGGVVVLSGAGISTESGIPDYRGETGSLRTHTPMTYGDFVGSESGRQRYWARSHLGWRTIARADPNAGHRAVAALQAQGFVDGVITQNVDGLHGAAGARDVIELHGNLDRVICLDCRQTTPREELDRRLRAANPVFDGQATRINPDGDVELPDEVVKDFHLVDCTNCGSELLKPDVVFFGENVPKTRVERCYRLIDDARAVLVLGSSLTVMSGFRFVRYAAKAGKPVLIINQGITRGDPYAAVRVNLPLGEALTSLTGALL
- a CDS encoding MFS transporter, translated to MFDRSESALGIVFRSRVYRGAFLALLIAGIGMSAATPQLTLFLVRELHTPLPVAGLYYVTNLAAPIAGYLVGRLSDRTPERLLWFRICALVGTVGWLAMAAANTVWLPFVISAIALSVSGGSMAQLFAACRDELSRHPTKADNRVIAAVRMAFVIGWIIGPVAGSWFGGEFGLRALLVATATCVFAQMIPLGRQRVARYDDVTLIPSPTSRRQIDHMMPLLVFTAICVLAMTGDTIKFGYLPIYMAEQLHVSDTMRGAVIGIQPLLELLMLPLVARLADRFGAMPVMTVGAALGLAGNLAYATSTSVVALFVGQALTAGLWACVGALGVSIAQHLYPEGVGTASGIFLSSIPVSSAIGGATGGLGVAAIGLPHVFFLPAALTALATVAFAILSKRGE
- a CDS encoding NADP-dependent oxidoreductase — its product is MTTMQAVVAQGIGGPEVLSLQEVERPVPGLTEILVRVHAAGINPTDWKARALGGRLADGDSPVILGYDVAGVVEEVGGGVTWLRVGDEVLGMPRFPVLPGGYAEYVVAPSRQFVRKPAALSFEQAAGLPLAALTAWQGLVDTARLSSGQRVLVHAAAGGVGHLAVQIAKSLGAYVIGTASAPKHDFVRSLGADEVIDYRGVDFVDVLRERPVDVVFDPIAGDTSLRSVHVLKDAGTLVSILDVEDDAAAEAKRRGIHADFTLVEPDRLALTAITDLVEQGRLRVEIDSVFPLAEAADAHRRGETNQASGKIILRVC
- a CDS encoding sensor histidine kinase, which produces MTRTTAAPPGHLRWTPFGVEVVLLWLALFADGWLNYAGRPVGDVAILAVRLAAMVISGLIVAVVLIRHRFPRLVLGTLAASLASLLVTVVAVQLLAAEDRQIIRPSVAEVLGLAILVGSICRKSAPRQAIPLAALAGIAMTLNPLLRPGIDSDWALLAVPAAVLWGASVGVGLVLRDADNLRRTAQTTTRELERLNLARELHDFVAHHVTGIVVLAQGAQMSPRHNPAVLAEIEEAGTEALTAMRRLVGMLRTDTFATLTDALKDACGNDESVRLASQDFVVPAELISAAHRITLEALTNARRYGEPGTPIDVTARPGRGVLVLQIANQVAAGNHGEEARGGGSEYGLVGMRERAEAVGGTLMAGLDVGGNWLVTAVLPLPDERSWI
- a CDS encoding dihydrofolate reductase family protein, whose translation is MSKVFSALSVSVDGYITGRDPGEGRGLGDGTMLFDWYFAGDTPSKEFDGFKLSAASARVFDAFAARVGASLAGRNTYDDSGWINGGTPHPNAPLVVLTHRPIPGTRDRQTVVTTGIEDAVAAARELAGEKDVALMGGGVVTAALEAGLVDELVLHQVPILLGGGRPFFQSLPLHVGLRLVEAVPADGVTHLHYEVIR
- a CDS encoding GlxA family transcriptional regulator, with protein sequence MSAQPHRVAVLALPGVIPFELAIPSRIFGGAVSAEDHRLYEVITCTIDGEPIRTAEDYSITVQHDASVLATADTIVIPPTQLLHDIVDDDGLLDDDVRRALKHIRPGTRLLAICTGAFVLAAAGLLDGRPAATHWAEAEQFQQLFPAVQVDPVVLYIDDGDVLTSAGVAAGIDLCLHVIRNDHGSAVASSVARACVVPPRRDGGQAQYVRRPIPPGQDGGTAATRAWAAEQLGQPLSLVELAAHARMSVRTFTRRFRAETGVSPGTWLAMQRLDYARQLLEDTDLTVDQIADRTGLGSGTNLRQQLRESTGVSPIAYRRTFRTGADAS
- a CDS encoding potassium transporter Kup codes for the protein MTQTEKAVGGPRTLAKAALMVGALGVVFGDIGTSPIYTIQTVFNPSDPHPVPVSTDNVFGIISLIFWSVTLIVTVKYVLLVLRADNDGEGGILALITLIRGKAVPGSNRTKYILAGLGIFGASLFFGDSMITPAISVLSAVEGLKVVQPGFDDWVVPITATIILVLFAVQRLGTAKIGRSFGPVMVLWFTVIGVAGIGGIIDHPQILKALSPTYAIGFMTGHFAIAFFALAAVVLAITGAEALYADLGHFGRGPISRAWLFLVFPACVLSYLGQGALILSDSSNISSPFFLLVPGWATLPLVLLATAATVIASQAVITGAFSVAHQAVQLGYLPRLRITHTSEEAIGQIYVPWVNWALMISVLTLVFAFESSAALAFAFGMAVTGTITINSILFFYIVRRQWKKPLWLVIAGATIFLAVELLFLAANLTKIAHGAWLPLIIAITVFTVLTTWQRGRVIVTQRREQREGPLREFIDELHESSPPLLRVAGTAVFLNRSKTSVPLAMRANVEHNHILHQHVLILSIETDPVPHVDVADSITVDDLGHLDDGIIHVSARFGYMQTPDVPAVLRLAAEKSSEMSADLDDTSYFLSTIELGLGDAPGMTRWRKRLFIATSGITADAAEYFSLPRDRVVIMGSRIDV
- a CDS encoding response regulator transcription factor, which encodes MVTRVLIADDQAMVRTGFRLILESEPGLEVVGEAGDGDEAVRLARELRPDVTLMDINMPRIDGLQATRLLAGPGVAEPLRIVVVTTYDLDENVYAALRAGACGFLVKDAGPRLLIEAVEAAAQGESMVSPSVTTRLLEQFTRGAKPVAENPLTDRETEVVKAVARGRTNNEITDELVVSLSTVKSHLSSAQRKLNLRNRTELAIWAWENHLVGQ
- a CDS encoding helix-turn-helix transcriptional regulator, coding for MESYVEHPPLPELATMVRTVWIQRTGDTAYEQRHLPTGGVEIHFPIGGRPQLVGPLTGPEVEIIPPHTTIVGVRFLPGTPPPLPTVLDDLVDQRLGLADLWRDSADRLVETVAAAGTPERGLLLLQADLLQQFRRTGVDLLVGEAVQALMPWRPVNIDSLANHLALSSSQLRRRCLQAVGMSPKVLQRTLRFQGFLALAQAGATASGRRGADGMAGLAIDAGYADQAHLSRECLRLTGVTPTQLLGGDIERCMCGHDHSASYQPFLATRDRPLRVHDLFKTGAVGRS